In Nymphaea colorata isolate Beijing-Zhang1983 chromosome 3, ASM883128v2, whole genome shotgun sequence, a genomic segment contains:
- the LOC116251608 gene encoding ervatamin-B-like, with the protein MGKRLVPAILLVAVLFLSIAESFIIHPDDLHDEKHLWDLYKRWVRSFNVSRAKAEMLRRFPVFVENVRFIEASNKNGVSFKLQLNAFGDLTNEEFLSIYARYRPDPSAMKNATEVFKYGSYGYTPSSIDWRALGAVTPVKNQLQCGSCWAFSAVAAIEGLNKIQSGRLVSLSEQELVDCDFFEYGCQGGDARKAIYFASMKGGLTTESNYPYFGYQSVCQTTKMGELAARVRGLGLVPSNNEPTLMQAVARQPISVAIAVDATMFQFYSQGVFTGPCGNNLNHAVTIVGYGTTVEGSNYWLVKNSWGTEWGEEGYIKMARDVGGPQGLCGIAMKPAYPV; encoded by the exons ATGGGAAAGCGCCTTGTACCTGCAATACTGCTTGTAGCAGTTTTATTTCTCAGCATCGCAGAGAGTTTCATCATTCACCCAGATGATCTTCACGATGAAAAGCACCTTTGGGATCTGTACAAGAGATGGGTCCGCTCCTTCAACGTGTCGAGAGCGAAGGCCGAGATGCTCAGGCGCTTCCCTGTATTTGTAGAGAATGTGCGATTCATTGAGGCGTCCAACAAAAATGGCGTTTCCTTCAAGCTTCAACTAAATGCCTTTGGCGACCTAACAAATGAAGAGTTCCTGTCAATATATGCTCGCTACAGACCAGATCCTAGTGCCATGAAGAATGCCACTGAAGTTTTCAAGTATGGGAGTTATGGTTATACTCCTAGCTCGATAGATTGGAGGGCCCTTGGAGCAGTAACTCCTGTTAAGAATCAGCTACAGTGCG GGTCCTGCTGGGCGTTTTCGGCAGTGGCAGCAATCGAGGGCTTGAACAAGATCCAGAGTGGGAGGCTGGTTTCATTGTCAGAGCAGGAGCTAGTTGACTGTGATTTCTTCGAGTATGGGTGCCAAGGCGGAGACGCACGCAAAGCCATTTACTTTGCTTCGATGAAGGGTGGCCTTACCACAGAAAGCAACTATCCATACTTTGGCTACCAGTCTGTTTGTCAAACCACTAAG ATGGGAGAGCTTGCGGCAAGGGTACGTGGACTCGGGTTGGTGCCTTCGAATAATGAGCCCACCCTCATGCAAGCTGTTGCACGTCAACCAATATCAGTTGCAATTGCAGTTGACGCAACTATGTTTCAATTCTACagtcag GGTGTATTCACAGGGCCATGCGGAAATAATCTCAACCATGCAGTCACCATTGTTGGATATGGAACTACAGTTGAAGGATCCAATTATTGGTTGGTGAAGAACTCGTGGGGAACCGAGTGGGGTGAGGAAGGATATATAAAAATGGCACGCGATGTAGGGGGGCCTCAAGGGCTATGTGGAATTGCCATGAAGCCAGCTTATCCAGTATAG
- the LOC116249895 gene encoding ervatamin-B-like, whose protein sequence is MGKRLTPAILLAAVLFLSIAESFIIHPDDLNDEKHLWDLYKRWVRSFNVSRAEAEMLKRFPVFVENVRFIEASNKNGVSFKLQLNAFGDLTNQEFLSIYARYRPDPSATKNATEVFKYGSNQDTPTSIDWRALGAVTPVKNQQQCGSCWAFSVVAAIEGLNKIQSGRLVSLSEQELVDCDVYDYGCEGGDPRIAIYFASMKGGLTTESNYPYLGSQSACQTTKLGQLAARVRGLGLVPANNESTLMQAVARQPISVAVDATMFQFYSQGVLTGPCGNNLDHAVTIVGYGTTVDGSNYWLVKNSWGTEWGEEGYIKMARDAGGAEGLCGIAMMPSYPV, encoded by the exons ATGGGAAAGCGCCTTACACCTGCAATACTACTTGCAGCAGTTTTATTCCTGAGCATTGCAGAGAGTTTCATAATTCACCCAGATGATCTCAACGATGAAAAGCACCTTTGGGATCTGTACAAGAGATGGGTCCGCTCCTTCAACGTGTCGAGAGCGGAGGCCGAGATGCTCAAGCGCTTCCCTGTATTTGTAGAGAATGTGCGATTCATTGAGGCGTCCAACAAAAATGGCGTTTCCTTCAAGCTTCAACTAAATGCCTTTGGCGACCTCACAAATCAAGAGTTCCTGTCAATATATGCTCGCTACAGACCAGATCCTAGTGCCACAAAGAATGCCACTGAAGTTTTCAAGTATGGGAGTAATCAAGATACTCCGACCTCGATCGATTGGAGGGCTCTTGGAGCAGTAACTCCTGTTAAGAATCAGCAACAGTGCG GGTCCTGCTGGGCGTTTTCGGTAGTGGCAGCAATCGAGGGCTTGAACAAGATCCAGAGTGGGAGGCTGGTTTCATTGTCAGAGCAGGAGCTAGTTGACTGTGATGTCTACGATTATGGGTGCGAAGGAGGTGACCCACGTATAGCCATTTACTTTGCTTCGATGAAGGGTGGCCTTACCACAGAAAGCAACTATCCATACTTGGGCTCCCAGTCTGCTTGTCAAACCACTAAG CTGGGACAGCTTGCCGCAAGGGTACGTGGACTCGGGTTGGTGCCTGCGAATAATGAGTCCACCCTCATGCAAGCTGTTGCACGTCAACCAATATCAGTTGCAGTTGACGCAACTATGTTTCAATTCTACAGTCAg GGTGTATTGACAGGGCCGTGCGGAAATAATCTCGACCATGCAGTCACTATTGTTGGATATGGAACTACAGTTGATGGATCCAATTATTGGTTAGTGAAGAACTCGTGGGGAACCGAGTGGGGTGAGGAAGGATATATAAAAATGGCACGCGATGCAGGGGGGGCTGAAGGGCTATGTGGAATTGCCATGATGCCATCTTATCCAGTATAG